The region CGATGGTTTCCCGCGTCCCACTGATGCCCATGAGGTACGCGATCTGAGTGAGCTGAGGCCCGAGAGGGATGCGCTGATCGCGGGAACCAAAGCGTCGAGCCTATCCGATTTTGAGAACGCTCCAAACGTCGCGCGGCTAGGCTCCATCACCGGAGTTTCTCTTTTCCGTGGGAACAAGCTCGGTCATGCGTTCTACCGACTCAAGGACCGCGATCCGAAAAAATCCGGCGCCCTCCGCTCTCTTGTGGGCTTCGATATCCAGACCTCCCTCCACCGAAAATACCTGACGCCGCTTTTCCGCTCCCCGAAAGATGAAGCGACCGGGGAGTTTGACCCATCAACTGCCGCTTGGTGGATCCTCTCTGCTCCCGCGACACTGCCAAAGGGCGGCGGTCTCGACACCTACGTCCGGGCGGTGAAGCGAGCCGGTGCGGCGGACGCTCCGAGTGTGAAGGCTAAGGGAAAGAACTGGTGGTCGGTACATTGGAAACTCTCACGCATCGCAGTGGGAGTGCACCCACAGTTCCAGCCCCAGGTCTGGTGGAGCGATGAGGAATTCGTCGCTACGGATAACTTCCAGGCAATCTCTCTGCCTACAGCTGTCTCCAAGCAGGACCAGGAACTCGTCGCTGCAGGACTCGCCAGCGTCTACGGAAACCTCTCGTCTTTGTACCGCAGCAACGAAGTCGGCTGCGAAGGCGTCAGATGGGTGTCTACAGGCAACCTCGAAGGTTGGAGGGTCCTCGATTGGAGCAAGGTCAGTGCAAACGACAAGGACAGCGTCCTGGCTGCTTACCGCGACTTCCGCAAGTTAAAGTACGGCAAAGTCTTTGAGATGACCACTGCGGCGAAGGCCAGCTGGCAGGTCCTAAACGTCGCTGTGGCGAAGGCAGCCGGTTTGTCCGAGCCGCAAGCCGGCGCCGAGGAGGCGCTCCGAGAGGCTCACGAGACTACCCTCCGCCGCCGTGAAAGGGAGATTGTTGCGACCAGCGGGCGAACCAGAGCCGGTTCCACCGGCGGCGGGAAGCTGCTCCGAGACATCAAAGCTTTCACCGAGTCTAGCCAACAGGCGGCAGTCGCTGCGCTCACCAACGGTGACGAAACCGTCAAGCTCAAGACTCAGACGATTGAAGAAGCCCTCTTTGACTTCGATAACGAGTCCGAAAAGCGACTCATCGGTAACGCCCTCGTGCAACACCTCGACGAGGGCTTCGAGGCTGCGCCTGTGTGGGATGAATCCACGATCAGCGAGGTGACGGACCTGTATGACAAAGTCCTCCGGCAGTTCGTCCAACTTGACGCGGACGGCAAAGTTCCGTCGGGCTACGAGCACACCGGGGAACTTATTCGGGCGCAGGTCACCAAGACTCTGGCTGCTGCAGTGAAGAAGCGCTTGTCGTAAGGGTCTGGAGAAATGTTCCGAGGTTCCGAGGTTCACTGATTTTGCGGAAAGACCTTCGGCTGCGTACAAGCCAAGCGTGCTTCGAAGCAGTGCAGAACCTCCGAACTGAGCTGGACGGTGCCGCACAGACGGCGTTTGGTTGTCCATTAGCAGACCTCGTGGACATCCAACCTCGACTGGAAAACCCATGCTAGGGCGTCCAAAGGTCACAGCGGCGTGTTTCTTCCTAAGGGTGGCCCAGATCCAGCCGGGGTCTTAGGAAGCCTCGCGGACCTACTCAGGCCGAGAATACCGCCCGACATCGCAAGTATGCGGGCGAGTTGGGACTTGAACCTGGAACGAATGCCTGCTCTGGAAGTGACGGGTCCAACCCGGCAGACACACGAAAGACCCGTGCGCGCGTTGGCCGCACTCACTGGGTACCCATCCAGTTACGTTTCCTGTGCGCCATGACCGTAGCGACGAAGCCCTGCACAACTCTGTTCTCGTGCAGGGCTTCGTTATGGATGCCCGCCGGCGAGGGCTGCGGTACCAAACCGTCCAGCAGAACGAAAACCTCGGGCGGAGCAGCCGCAAGGAACCGCTTCACTTGCTCTTCGCTTGCTGGTTCGGCGTGGAGCGATTGAAAAAGGACCCCCTCCAGCACGTCCTTGCGGCGCATGTGGTTGTTCAGCCGGTGTTGCTCTTCCTCGGGTCGGTTATTGATCGTCATGCTGGGATCTCCTCGGTGTTGGTGTCGGTGATGTTGTCGGCGGTGTGCCACGAGCAGCGCCTGTCGCTGCACGTTATTAGCTCGCGGTGATCACGGGCCACCTCGGGCCAGCCGGGCTTTTCCCTGCGGTAGCAGTCAGCCCAGTCACGCCCTCGCGCGCCCTTCGCTGCGAGGACGGGTACGGGCGTCGCCCCCGGCGCAACCTGGTGGGAGAACTGCAGGGCATTAAGCACCGCATTTTCTGCCTCCTCAACCCGGTTTTCGGGGACTGAAAGCACAAGCTCGTCATGGATGATCGCCCGCAGGCACGGCAGCAGCCACTCAGGGAGACGCAGTATTCCCTCGGTCATAAGGTCGCGGGCGGTACCTTGGCCCATCGCGGCTGGCCCTTGTGTATATTCCCGGCCGGGATGCACGCGCATCCGACGGCCGTATGCGTTCACAAGGATCTGCCCCCGGGCTTGATTCCGGATCGCTGACTTGAAGGTGGCCAGCCGGGGAAACTGAGCGTCCAGCGTGGCTAGTTGCCGCTGAGCCTCGTCGACTGGGATGCCGGCATAGGCCGCCAGCCCCGTTGCGCCCATCCCGTACGACGTCGCGTGTGTGATCGCTTTGGCATCGCCACGCCGGGGGTGATGGCCCGCCCCGCGGCCCCAGCCATCCTCGCCGAAGACAGCCGCAGCCATCTCGTCGTGCAGGTCAGCGCCGGGTGCGACTGCAGCGATATAGCCTGGGTCCTGGGCATGCATCGCAATAGCCCGGGCATCGATTTGTGCCAGGTCGGCTGTGATGAGCACATGTCCTTCGTCAGGCAAAAGCAGCGACCGCTCCAGTAGGTTTCCGCGGTCTCGCTTGCCTTGGACCGTGAGTCCGGGCTTGGTGACAGAGAATCGACCGAACGCTTGTGAGGCCGTGACACGCGGATGGACGCGTCCGTCGGGGCCGGTGTGCTGAAAGATCGTCTGAGCTGACGAACGTTCACCGTTCGAGGCACGCAGAACGCTGCACAGTTCGAGCAAGCCAGTGTTGTCGGGATGCTCCGCTTCAAGCGCTTCCAGCGTGTCTTTACCGGTAGCCAGGTTGCCCTTCGGAGTCCGAGGGGGCCTGACTCCGAGGTCCGTAAAGGCCTGGATAAGGGCTTCCTTTCCCGCAGACGTTGCCTGCGGCTTCGCGCCTTCTAGAGGCAGTCCGTAGACGTGATGGAGGCGCTCCTTGTGCAGGCTCACTCGCTCCTCCTGAGCCATGAGTACTGCCTGGACACGGTCGGCATCGACCCGCCAACCCTGCTTGCTGATGTGCCCCAGCCGCCACATCACTTCATGCTCCCGCCAAATGTACTCATCAACGGCAAGGTACTGGGCGAGCTCGCGAACCAGTTCGACGTCCCGGACGAGGTACCTCACGTACTCAGGGTGACCGACGGGGATCCTGTCGTAGCCACCGAACTGGCGGGCGAGCACCCTGAGCATCGATTCAGAGTCGTCGGGAACCTTGGCGGCGCCAAGTACGCGCCGGCACAGGGCAGCAAGGTTGTACCGCCGGGCATCGGCTTTGCCTGACAGCGGCGGATCGTTCTGCCGTGCGGCAAGAAGTGTGTCCATCACCCGGCGCTCCCGTACAAGGCGTGCGAGATCGAGTCCGTGGTATCGCTCCAGCGCGGGCAAGCCGAAGGCGAGCAAGTCGTGCCCGACCACAAGGTCAGCCTGCAGAATCATCTCGACTACCGATCGGATGTCGGTAGTGGTGACCACCTCCGATCCGCCGACACCAACACCCGCGAGGCGGACAAAGCCAGGTCCATAGTCCCAGATACGATCGGCATCCGCGGTTCCGAGGTTCAGGTAGAGGATACTCATGAAGCATCACCGCCAAGCTCTGAGATGGTCCTGCCGGTCATGGGCGGCATCGCTCGGGCGACCTGCTGTTTGAAACCGCCACGTCCCGTGAGCTCGATGAGCTCTCCAGGAGCGGCACCCGCCGCCGGACGCGGTCCGGCGGCCCCTGAGGCGTTCCGGTGAGAGCCATTCAACGTCGCAACGCCCGCCTGCCGTTCAACAACATAGGCTTTTCCCCTGCCATGCAGTTTGCCGGTCTGGACGATACGAAGGCCGGCGTACCATTTCGGGTGCTGTCCGTAGTACATCGAGAGCTTGCGTGCGTCCATCTCATCCCAGGATTTGCCATAGGGCGGCGGCGGGTCTGTCTGGGCCCTCGCCTGAGCCAGGACTTCAGGAGCTCCGAATCGAGTTCCGGCGGGGAAGAGCGATTCAACCCACTCCCAGTGTTCTGCGTTGTCGACGGCCTCGCTGTCCGCACTTTCACGAACCTCAAGGACAGTTGAGAGGAACCCACGGATGCCGGCAAGGTGAAGGATTCCGCCGACGACCCGTTGCCATTCCGTGAAAGATTTGAACCCGAATGCACGCGGGGCCGCTGGGCACCCCCTGTCATACCAAGCCCGGACAAGAACCAGCACGGCGCGCAGCAGCTCCGAGCGGTGACCCGGCACCCAGGTTTCGAGGTCGTGACGAAAGTTGTCTCGCGTTTCCAGATCGTCCCGGTCGGAGGCCATTCTGCAGGTATAGATGCGCCGAGCCATGTCACCAGGAATCTCGACGTTGTTCCCCAAGGCGTACCAGCTGGCTGTCTGAGGCAGGCTGAGCATCTCCGACGATCCAAGCTTTCGCCCCTCGTAAACCTCAGACGTTAACGCTGCCCCGAGCGAGTTCGAGAGCAACCGGGAGCCAGCGTCATCCTGCACCTCGTCAAGACAGATAGTGTCGGCGCTGGCCCGAAGCTTGGCCGTGATTCGCTTGTCCATCTCCTCGTCGGACTTCGGGGCGGTTTGGATCGGCGCAGGAGCTCCGAAGGCAATCCGATGTATCACATCCAGACAGCCGCCCTTGCCCACGCCACGGTGGATTCCGTCAAGCACGAGCATCGGCACTTTCGTGACGGAAGCGCGGATAACCGGAGTGATGAGACCTGCGATCGCGTGCGTCTGGTCCGCCTCAGAAGCAAACGCCCATCCGTCATAACCGTTGGCGCCGTCCATCGCGAAGAGATCGTCGCGAAGCAGTGAGACCGCTGCTGATATGTCAGCATCGGTCGGGTGGTCAGGCACTCCAATACCCTGAACATCGGGCGTGAGATCAAGGTACACACCGCTCTTGGCGTGATATCCGGAGTCAGTGAGAACTGTGCCCTCGGCGAGTACGAGGGGGGAGCGGGTAACGCCGGCGAGGTACGGGAGCACGTCGTAGTGATCGGCGACAACATCGATGAGATTATCCGAAAGCCCCGCCGGCACCTGCCCTTTCGCTCCTTCACTGTACGGATAGCTGACATCCAGCAGTTCGCGCCGGAGACCTCGCCGGTCAAGCGGGGTCACGTGCAGCGGCCCGTCACCTCCTTTGGCATCCTTCGCACGCCGGACGCGTACGAGCTCCTGGTTGCGTTGGAAGACACGCACCCCACCGGAACGATCGACCAGAGCCTTGAGAAGCTCGAGTGAAGCCTGCCGCTGGTCTCCTCCGACGTTGACTGAGGTTCGTTCGTCAGGCGACGTCAAGGGGGAACCGGAACGAGCGGCTGCACGCTTTTCTTGCAGTGCTCTCCGCATTTTCTGCTGTTCCCGCTTATCCAGGTCTGCAGGTTTATTCTGTGCCCTTGTGATCAACGACACCAGCATGTCCCGCCGGGCTTCACCGTCTGCGAGCCGTGCGAGCAGGTCGTCCAGGCCATCCTTGCCCACACCGGGGATTCGGGCGAACTTCACGCTCGAGGCGGCGTACGCCTTGCAGGCTTCGCCAAGCGCGGCCGCACCGTCGAAGACGCGGATGTTGGTTTTCGCGTCAGTGTCCGGCACGATAATGACATCGCAGCCCTGGACAATGGCCAGATGCGGCGTCGGGGTCCCCTGGTCATCGTCGTCGCCGGCGACACGCCAGGACCAGATGCCTGTGATGCGGTAGATCGACCAGGTTTCCGGGGCCCAAGCGAGAGCTGCCAGCGCTTGCTTGACGCCCTCCACGATAAGAACCACTTCCGGGTTCTGCTTTGCGCGCAGAACAGGCAGTCGCGGTGGATTGTGTGCGCTGCCCGGCGAGACGTATTTGAGGACCTCACCGTCCCTGTCGGTCACGCTCCCTGGAGCCGGTTTTACCTGACCTGTCACTGAACCGTCGGGATCTGCCATGGGGTAGACCAGACATGGAAATACAGCGTCCCCGTGGATATCGACAATCCATTGGGCCCAAGACGGGAGTTCACCACGTTCGTAGGCACTGTGGACTCCCTGGGCGACCGCAATTGAATCAGGGATGGCGCTTTCGTGAAGCTCCCGGGCGTGCTCAGGAGCCAATGCTGGATGGCACGCCGGATTACCGGGGAGTTTTGCTGCTGCTCCGTCGCCCGCAAAATCGGATCTAGTGAGTTCCGGGACATCGTCTATAGTGTTCATGAGGACCTTGTTTCCTCCGGGGCCTGGGGCAGGTGCGAACTGCCGTCGGGCCGAATTGTCTAAGAATTGTCTGCAAGAGCTCCGCTTCGGCGGGGCTCTTGTTTTGTTTCAGGCGGAGGCAAGGAGCCTGCTTAGCTCGGCCTTGCGCTGTTCACTCAGACGTGGCCAGGACGTGACCATATGAGCCGCAAGGGCGGCGAGATCGGTAAGGTCGTCCGTGGAAGACCCCTGGATTCGAGGGCTTGAGTCGGCGACGTCCACTGGCGTTATCAGCCGCTCGAGATCAGATTCCCTGACCATGAACTGCTTTCCGATCCGGACAGCGGGAAGGCGGCCGGCATGGACGTACTTGCGGAGTGTGTGCGGTTTCGGCCAGCCGCGCTCATGAGCGGCGCGAAGGGCGAGAAGCGGGTCGTCTCCGCTGGACAGACGCAGAGTCTGCGGGAGGCATACGGTCGAAGGGGACATTAGGACCTCTCAATGGGGTCCCATGCGTCCGTCGTTCCGGGAATCGGAGGTCACCGCCACCCAAAGAAGATTGGTGTGTGGACTGTAGCGTTATCGCGACCTGTCGTGCCTCAACGATAACGATAGAATGTGATTATCGCAATGTATAGCGATAATCATGTACTAGCCACAAGTCAGAAGAGAGGATGTAGCACATGACGGCCGCAACGGAGACATTTGCCCGGAGGCTCTCCGAGGAGCGGCAGCGGGCGGGCCTGTCACAGGCAGCGCTTGCTGCGCGCATCACTGACTTGATCGGACGCAGCATGGATCCCAGCGCTGTTGCCCGGGCAGAGAAGCACGAACGGGCCATCAGGCTTGATGAGGCCGTCGCGATCGCCGACGTGCTCCAGATGCCGCTCACTTCCCTACTCCGGGACAAGGACGCCATCGATGAAGAAATAGACGAACTTCGGCGAGACCTCAGCCTGCATCAATGGCAGCTGAGCCAAGCCGAGGAGGAAGCTCAGCAGGCGCAGGATTCGATGTCCGCGACGCGTCGGCGCATTGCAGAACTTGAAGACGCCCGCGGCGAGTAACCACTCCTGCAACACCCGGCCGTCCGGGTACGCAGGCTCGTTTGCCCGTCCGGTGGAGAGCCATGGACGGCGACGAGCGGGTGCTCTCCGTTTCGCTCTCCCTCCCATCTGCTGTCAGGGAGCCCAGAATGGGGCGCCCGGAGAGCGGGAGAGCAGGCCCACACGGCATCCGGCAGCAACAAGTGCGTGTGTGCGTGTCATCGCGGGCACGGTGTTAGACGGCCACGCACGCATTTGATGGTAGAGCCTTCCTTTTCTTGCTCTCCTTGCTCTCCCATGGGTCAACTGCCCCGAATTTCCGGGATCAAAGGTGGAGAGTAAGAAACGATTTGCTGCTCTCCGCTTGGTCTCCTGCTCCCCGGCTGACGGTGAGGCGCCGTCCTTTCAGGATTGCTCAACAGCTAGGGTCGAGGTCATGACGCTGACGCTCGAACCAATCCTGCTAAGCGCCGGCATCGACCCGGCCGATACCCAAGTGATACGTCATGCCTTCGTGCGCGAGCACGGTGACACCGGCCTCAGAGGTATCCACGCCGATTCCACCGACGACGAGATCCTCGCCTACACGAGCCAGCAGTCAGTGAATCCGCGGACCTTCCCCGTTATACCGCCACATGTCTGGGTGGTATTCGTTCGTGAGGGCGGTGATCGGGCCCGGCTGTGGGCCGTGGTACAGAACCGGGGCCAGATCTCGAACGATGGCGTTCGGCGAACGTTTGACCTGGTTTTTACCGAACATCTGGCCGACCTTAGGAACCGCCTTGTCATCGGCTGGAGGTCTCCGCGGACCTGGCGGCTTAACGGTCCCACGGCTGCCGGCTACCCGGTCATGGAAATTGCCGACGCCCAGCCGGTGCCATTCCCCGGCTTTGACCGCCTCGTCCTGGACCACGCCCAACTCCAGGCGGTAATGCGCGAGCATCGGTACGCGTCCTGGCGCACGGCCCTGTCGTCAGTCGTAGGCGTCTACCTCATTACTGACACACGCGACGGCCGGCACTACGTGGGCAAAGCCGACGGGGCGGAGAGCATCCGTCAGCGCTGGAGCGCATACGCGACAAATGGTCACGGTGGCAATGTGGAGCTTCGCAGCTGCGACCCAACGAGCTTCCGCTACTCACTGATGAGGGTTTTTGACCCCACCACCCCGGCCCCGGTGATCGACGCGGCTGAAAGCCACTTCAAGCACGCAATGGATACGAGGAAGCACGGGCTCAACGGGAACTGATCTCCGTGACCAACGCGTTTGCTGCATTGGAACGGTCTATCTCATTGCCGGCGATCCTGGCAGGCGATGTCGAGTCTCAGGAGACGCGTGAATCACTGGAATGTGCGAGCGAATCCACCAGCTTTCGATGGCGCCCTAAAAGCGGACTTGACCGCCAGCATGAGTGGAAATGTCTCTGCCGAGCCTAACGCTCCTTATTCGCCCAACGCTCCATCGCCATCGCGGCAACAAAGAAGTCCAAGAATTGGTCTGGGCTCAGGTAGCGTGGCTCGAACGTCATTGCCAGGTCCATGTAGATGGCTCCGAGTTCCCTGACCACTCGGAGACTGCCGTGATCCCAGTAGGCGGCAATGAGAGGCCCAACGGCACTTTCAAGCGCTTCACCAATGACTCGGGGATTCTGGATAAGGGAATCAAACGAATACTGAGCGTTGTCGATCAGTGGGAGTGGCGGCAATCCTGGATCTGGTTGGTCTTGACCATATGATCCTTTTGTCTCCGAGCTAAATACCAAGCACGATGTCTGCAGTTTTGCCTGGTGGCCGAAAAGTGTGAGTTTGAAGTCGTACCCGCGAAGCCGCCGGACGGGCGTGCTCGACCCGGGAAGTATTGGGGGGAGGACTTCTCTTCGGTCGTACGAGATGCACATTTCATAGCGTGAACCCACAATCAGAGCGGGTCCGTCCTGACCGTTGGGCTGGATGATTGGCAGCTCTGTGGGGCTTTTCCCGACACCAACCCGCTGAAGTGTGATGCCTTCATAGTCGAGGCTCCGGATGAGGCCGAAGACAGGTAACGCAACTTCATACTGGGAATAAAAAGAGGAAATTCCAAGAGTTAGCGGGGGCTGGTGACCTGCCCGGCGGTTATCGTCAACGAGCCGATTATATGCAGTGTCGATGTCATGCAGGTACGTCCCGACCTTCTGATGGGAGTCAAAAAATATCATCGGGTAATCGGCCGGTACGTATCGGGAGGACATGGGGTCCCAACGAACTTCAGAACCCATGCTTGCCGCCCAAGGGAGAGGGCGCGTGATCATAGTTGGAACGAGATTTCCCGACACTTCGCAACTCTCCGTTTTCCTGGGGAATGCTTTCTTTGTTTACTTCCTGAAGCTTTAGAGCAACAGAATGCGATCATAGATAGCTCCCAAGTGTCATTCAATTGTGACGCGCGGAGGCGTGTATAAGTCCACTTAAAAAATGCCATCGCCGTTGATTTGCTGCAGGTTCATCGATTAGCAAACCTCGGGTTACGGACTTGGATCACGCTCTATCCGTTGTTACGCGGTTACGGGATGCTAGGAAAACTGTCCGTCAACCCGAGATCAAGTATGTTTTGTTGGGTGCACGGCGGCGAGCGTGGCAATGGCATATTCGGCGGTGGCCATGCCGGCCTCTCGGTCATCCCACGACGGATCCACCGGTTCCTGCGTCGCCGGCAGCGGCTTCACCAGTGTCAGGCGGGGAGCATCCGCGGCAGTGCGCCCGGACAGGCTGTACACCCCGTTGCTGCCGTCCGATCCCGGGTTCGGGCAGGCCTGCCGTCTGTCCTGCCCTCCCCCATCCATTTCGGAGCGGGCAGCGGCCTGGGATGGTGCGGCAACGGATCTGGTGCTGTGTGGCATGTGTCTTTCCTCCTGCTGAAAGGGTCTGAACTTCGAGCCTGCCTCCGGCCGCCGGCCGACGGTTGCAGCCCGGACGCCGATGGGGACAACCCCGGTCCGGCGGTGGGCTGTGGAGGAACAAACAGGTGAAACCAGTCCTGCCGAAACTGGTTATTTCCACCCTGGCAGCAGGGACATCAGCAGCGGCACCACGGTCAAAGCCACAAACGCGGGCAGCGAACACAGCCCCAGCGGCATCACCAGACGAACCCCGAGCGCCGCTGCGCGCCGCCTGCTCTCCGTCTGCCGGCGCCGCCGAAGGGCGTCCGCCTGGGAATGAAGCACAGCAGCTGACGGTGCCCCCGTAACGGCTGTGAAGCGCAGCGCCGGACCGAGTGCCGCGAGTGCCGAGGCTGGCATTCCGCTGACCCGGGATACCCGTTCGCCACCCGCTGGCTGCGCTCCGGCGGAGGCGGAACCGGCGGACAACTGCCACGCGGCATCCCAGGGAATTCCGAGGTCCAGTGCCTGCAGGAGCCGGTCAAGATCCCGGGACGTAGCCGGATCCACGCCGTCACGCAGGATGGCCAACGCCGAGGGCAGCGGTTGTCCCGCTTCCAACATCGCCGCAATCAAATCCAGCATCAGGGCGGGATCGCCGGTGCTGCCCTCCGACCCGGGTTCGATCCTCTGCCGGAGGTGCTGCTGCCGCGGACGCTCCTCGGATCCGGTCAGGAGCAGGGCGGCCGTCGAAAGGAGCGCGAACACCAGCAGGCCGGTCATCCGGAATTGCCCTGCACCGGCGCCTGGGCGTTCCGCACCAGCCGTGAAGACCACAGACGCCCTGCCAGCCAGAACCCGGTTCCGGCTGCAGCCGCAAGCCACCCCGGCGGCGTCGCCGTCAGGATCTGCAGCGGGTTGCCACCCAGCAGGTAGCCCAGGAGGATCCCGCCGCCCGGCAGCCAGGTCAGGAGCCGCATAGTGGCACGCGGGCCGGCCATTGCCGCTTCCCGGTCCGAGGCGGCATCACGGGCGGCTTCCAGTTGCCCGGCATACCGGCTGAGCACCGCGGCCAGCGGGGCACCGCTCCGCTCCGATACGCGTAGGCAGAGCGCCAAACCGGACCACAGCTGCTGCAGTGCCGGATCGGTTTCCCGGCTGCCTGCCCGCTCCGCGGCGGCAAGCACCGGCACCGGACTAAGACCCAGCGCTGCCGACGCCGCGGCCGCCTGCAGCACCGGGGAAAAGGGGTGAACGGGGGTCTCCGCTGAAGCCGGGGCTTCGTACAGTGTGGCTGCGTCCGCCCAGATCCGATGGGTTGAGCGTCCCGCCGACAGCAGCCCCGCCAGTTCCCGCACCAGCAGCGCCGGGGCATCACCGTCGAGTTTTGGGCGAGGGCGACGGCGCCGCCGGAGAAGAAGGCCGTCCGCTACGCGCGCAGACCTGCGGCGGGCAACCGGCGGCCGGCGTGGCGGAGCCCCGAGTGTCAGGGCCGCTGCCGTGGCGAGGAGTACCGCGACGGTCAGCCCTGCCACGCCGACACTAACTGCCCGCCGGCACGGATCCGGCACCGTTTTCAGCGGCTGCCCGTACCTCCAGCCGCTGTTCGAGCTCGGACCACCCGCTGCCGCGCCGGTATTCCCCTCCGCTGAGGACCAGGGCCGGAACGGCAGTCAGTTTTCCGTCGGCGATCACCAGGACCGCAATCTCGGCAATAGTGCGGGTGCCGGCCGACCGGTGCAGATGGACCACCACGTCCAGCGCTGCTGCCGCCTGCAGTGCCACTGCTTCCGGCGCCATACCGGCAAGTGCACCCAATGCCACCAA is a window of Arthrobacter sp. zg-Y1171 DNA encoding:
- a CDS encoding type II secretion system F family protein, producing the protein MTGLLVFALLSTAALLLTGSEERPRQQHLRQRIEPGSEGSTGDPALMLDLIAAMLEAGQPLPSALAILRDGVDPATSRDLDRLLQALDLGIPWDAAWQLSAGSASAGAQPAGGERVSRVSGMPASALAALGPALRFTAVTGAPSAAVLHSQADALRRRRQTESRRRAAALGVRLVMPLGLCSLPAFVALTVVPLLMSLLPGWK
- a CDS encoding type II secretion system F family protein; protein product: MAGLTVAVLLATAAALTLGAPPRRPPVARRRSARVADGLLLRRRRRPRPKLDGDAPALLVRELAGLLSAGRSTHRIWADAATLYEAPASAETPVHPFSPVLQAAAASAALGLSPVPVLAAAERAGSRETDPALQQLWSGLALCLRVSERSGAPLAAVLSRYAGQLEAARDAASDREAAMAGPRATMRLLTWLPGGGILLGYLLGGNPLQILTATPPGWLAAAAGTGFWLAGRLWSSRLVRNAQAPVQGNSG
- a CDS encoding helix-turn-helix domain-containing protein, which codes for MTAATETFARRLSEERQRAGLSQAALAARITDLIGRSMDPSAVARAEKHERAIRLDEAVAIADVLQMPLTSLLRDKDAIDEEIDELRRDLSLHQWQLSQAEEEAQQAQDSMSATRRRIAELEDARGE
- a CDS encoding helix-turn-helix domain-containing protein; the protein is MSPSTVCLPQTLRLSSGDDPLLALRAAHERGWPKPHTLRKYVHAGRLPAVRIGKQFMVRESDLERLITPVDVADSSPRIQGSSTDDLTDLAALAAHMVTSWPRLSEQRKAELSRLLASA
- a CDS encoding DNA polymerase, giving the protein MSILYLNLGTADADRIWDYGPGFVRLAGVGVGGSEVVTTTDIRSVVEMILQADLVVGHDLLAFGLPALERYHGLDLARLVRERRVMDTLLAARQNDPPLSGKADARRYNLAALCRRVLGAAKVPDDSESMLRVLARQFGGYDRIPVGHPEYVRYLVRDVELVRELAQYLAVDEYIWREHEVMWRLGHISKQGWRVDADRVQAVLMAQEERVSLHKERLHHVYGLPLEGAKPQATSAGKEALIQAFTDLGVRPPRTPKGNLATGKDTLEALEAEHPDNTGLLELCSVLRASNGERSSAQTIFQHTGPDGRVHPRVTASQAFGRFSVTKPGLTVQGKRDRGNLLERSLLLPDEGHVLITADLAQIDARAIAMHAQDPGYIAAVAPGADLHDEMAAAVFGEDGWGRGAGHHPRRGDAKAITHATSYGMGATGLAAYAGIPVDEAQRQLATLDAQFPRLATFKSAIRNQARGQILVNAYGRRMRVHPGREYTQGPAAMGQGTARDLMTEGILRLPEWLLPCLRAIIHDELVLSVPENRVEEAENAVLNALQFSHQVAPGATPVPVLAAKGARGRDWADCYRREKPGWPEVARDHRELITCSDRRCSWHTADNITDTNTEEIPA
- a CDS encoding DUF4244 domain-containing protein translates to MPHSTRSVAAPSQAAARSEMDGGGQDRRQACPNPGSDGSNGVYSLSGRTAADAPRLTLVKPLPATQEPVDPSWDDREAGMATAEYAIATLAAVHPTKHT
- a CDS encoding GIY-YIG nuclease family protein, which translates into the protein MTLTLEPILLSAGIDPADTQVIRHAFVREHGDTGLRGIHADSTDDEILAYTSQQSVNPRTFPVIPPHVWVVFVREGGDRARLWAVVQNRGQISNDGVRRTFDLVFTEHLADLRNRLVIGWRSPRTWRLNGPTAAGYPVMEIADAQPVPFPGFDRLVLDHAQLQAVMREHRYASWRTALSSVVGVYLITDTRDGRHYVGKADGAESIRQRWSAYATNGHGGNVELRSCDPTSFRYSLMRVFDPTTPAPVIDAAESHFKHAMDTRKHGLNGN
- a CDS encoding DUF3854 domain-containing protein, whose protein sequence is MNTIDDVPELTRSDFAGDGAAAKLPGNPACHPALAPEHARELHESAIPDSIAVAQGVHSAYERGELPSWAQWIVDIHGDAVFPCLVYPMADPDGSVTGQVKPAPGSVTDRDGEVLKYVSPGSAHNPPRLPVLRAKQNPEVVLIVEGVKQALAALAWAPETWSIYRITGIWSWRVAGDDDDQGTPTPHLAIVQGCDVIIVPDTDAKTNIRVFDGAAALGEACKAYAASSVKFARIPGVGKDGLDDLLARLADGEARRDMLVSLITRAQNKPADLDKREQQKMRRALQEKRAAARSGSPLTSPDERTSVNVGGDQRQASLELLKALVDRSGGVRVFQRNQELVRVRRAKDAKGGDGPLHVTPLDRRGLRRELLDVSYPYSEGAKGQVPAGLSDNLIDVVADHYDVLPYLAGVTRSPLVLAEGTVLTDSGYHAKSGVYLDLTPDVQGIGVPDHPTDADISAAVSLLRDDLFAMDGANGYDGWAFASEADQTHAIAGLITPVIRASVTKVPMLVLDGIHRGVGKGGCLDVIHRIAFGAPAPIQTAPKSDEEMDKRITAKLRASADTICLDEVQDDAGSRLLSNSLGAALTSEVYEGRKLGSSEMLSLPQTASWYALGNNVEIPGDMARRIYTCRMASDRDDLETRDNFRHDLETWVPGHRSELLRAVLVLVRAWYDRGCPAAPRAFGFKSFTEWQRVVGGILHLAGIRGFLSTVLEVRESADSEAVDNAEHWEWVESLFPAGTRFGAPEVLAQARAQTDPPPPYGKSWDEMDARKLSMYYGQHPKWYAGLRIVQTGKLHGRGKAYVVERQAGVATLNGSHRNASGAAGPRPAAGAAPGELIELTGRGGFKQQVARAMPPMTGRTISELGGDAS